The Flavobacterium sp. 1 genome contains the following window.
AATAGTAATCATTTGATTATCAGACACTTTTTTAAAAAACATTTATTTTGCCTTAATTATGTCAAAAAGTAAAAAACAAAAAGCAATGAATTGATTAAAAACTTAAAAAAACATGCTGTAGGAATTTAAAAACATTGATGCGGTAAAACACTATATAAAATAAAGTTTTTTCTGCATTAATTATAACTCTAAGTTATATTCTACAATTTAAATCACACGAAAACAAAACTATACTCTGTAATATTGCTGGAAGAAGCAGTCTCATAAAATGCATATTATAATATGCTTTAAGGTGCTTTTATATCTTTTTGCATTGTTTTTAGTGTAGTTTCTTTTTACATTTTTTACAATAGGAAATTCTATTTTAAATAAATATTGATTTATATGTTTCTCACATTTGTACACAATAAAGTTCTATTTCACTATGGAACAAAAAAATGGCAGTATTCTTTTAATGAAATTAGCTGCCTGGGTTTAATCAGAAAAAAGACGACTTTTTATCTTGAAGATGGTTCTTTTATTGCGGTTACGGCTTTAGCTTATTATTGCATGCTTTTTTCAGATATAATAGATTTATACTATTTAGTTCCTACAATACTATGTTATACTGTGATTACTATTCTGCGATTTAACAATATAGCTGAATTCGAATACTATGTACTAGTCCAAGATATTTACGGCAAGGAAACCAAAATTAAAATTAAGGCAATTGATAGACAGACAATAAGAAAACAAATAGATATATACTTGAATCAAAAGTTTGAACAATTAGTGCAAAAAAGCATTTAAATAATTAAAATTAGTAAAATGCAGTTTATAAAAATCTCAAACTACGATTTAGCTTTAATAGGTATAGCCATAATATATGGCTTTATCATTACTATCAGAAAAAGTGAATAACATCTTTTATATTTCTTAACTCTAAAAAGAGTTTAACATTGTAAATTAAAACCTATGATAACTATACAACCATTTGGTAATCTGTTACTTTAATTACGCAAGATTCCCTCAAATTAATTATGAAAACTTTTTCTATAAAAAAAAATATTAAAAGCCTAAGAGAGTTGAAAAATTATACTCAAGAATACATGGCAGAACAGCTGGGAATTACACAAGCAGGCTATAGTAAAATAGAAAAAGGAAAAACAGATTTGAGTTACAAGAAATTAGAAGAGATTGCTCGTATTTTAGGAGTTAGCGTCGAAGCAATCATTACATTTGATACACAAAAATATTTCAATAGTTTCAATAATATAAATGGAGATTATAACGGCAGTATCCTTATCAATTCAGATGTCTGCCCAATGATAACAAAACTATATGAAGATAAAATTGAGCTTTTAGAAAAACTCCTCATAAAAACCGATTCAGAATTAGAACAGTATAGAAAAAAATATGGTCCATTATAGCCACCAGCTCAGCAAAGTCTTTCGAGTTCGCCATACACGTTGAGTAAGCAATACAATTCCTCAATCAAAGTCCTTGAGAGGAACGAAGCAGCCTCTCTATCAAAAATAAATCCAACAAAATCATCGAAACGGATATCCCCATATTTCCAACTTCTACAAAATAATTCTCAAAAAATTTGCGTAGCTACTTAACTACACTTATATTTGTAGTCAAATAACTTCACGATGAATTTAAGAAGAGACGTTTTTCAGGCAATTGCCGATCCCACACGCAGAGCAATACTGATGCTGGTAACTACACAATCGATGACAGCGGGAACAATTGCATCCAATTTTGACACGGCAAGACCAACGGTTTCAAAACATCTACAAATTTTAACCGAATGTGACCTGCTCACTGCCGAACAAAGCGGAAGGGAAATCTACTACCATCTGAATGCAAAAAAAATGAAAGAGATAGCCGATTTTATAGAACCTTTCCGAAAAATGTGGGATGACCGATTTAATAAACTGGAAGACATTATGAAAAATTACAAACCAAAAGAATAAACGCCATGGAACTAAAAACAAAAATCAATGCCGTTGACGGCAAGCAGGAATTAGTGATCACAAGAGCATTTGATCTGCCTTTGGAATTACTGTTCAAAGCCTATGCAGAACCCGAAATTGTCGCGCAGTGGATGGGAACAAAAGTGCTGAAACTTGAAAACAAAAATCACGGCAGTTATCAATTTGAAACTACTGATCCTAAAGGAAACAAACATAGCTTTAACGGAACAATCCATGAGTTTATCCTTAACGAAAAAATCACAAGAACATTTGAAATGAGCAATACCCCCTTTGGCGTTCAGCTGGAATTTTTAGAATTTGAAAAAGTGACTGACAGCACCAGCAAACTCACCATGCACGTGGTTTATAAATCAGTCGAAATCAGAGACCAGATTCTAAAACTTCCATTCGCACAAGGAATAAATATGGCGCATAACCGCCTGCAGGAAATCGTAAACCAATTAAAATAATATATCATGACAAAGAAAAACAGAATAATTTATTGGACAGCCACAGCACTTTTGTCTGTTGGCATGTTAGGAAGCGGTATATCACAGTTGCTGCACACCAAAGAAATGAATGAACTTATTGCCCACACTGGCTATCCAATGTACTTTATGAACATTATCGGCGTTTGGAAAATCCTTGGAGTTATCGCTATTTTAATCCCAAAAAACAAACTCTTAAAAGAATGGGCATACGCAGGATTCTTTTTCCTGATGACGGGCGCATTATTTTCGCATTTGGCAATGGGCGATGCCGGGAAAGCTATTTTTGGACCGCTTTTTCAAACCATTTTTATAATTCTGTCTTGGTATTTCAGACCAACTGACAGAAAGTTAACTGCAGTAAATTAACTAAGGAATTCCAAACAAAACCCGCTCCGTATTCTCACGACTTTGCAGAGCGGGTTTATTTAAACTCCCTAAAAAAACTTCTTTAAAGCGGAAATCCAAAAATTTAAATAATCTTATTGTCTATGGCAAAAGAAAGGGCTTCTGCGAAATTTTTAACCTCAAAAATTTCGAAAATTTTTCTTCTGTAATATTTTATGGTATCAGGAGAAACAAACATTTTTTCTGTAATCTGATTTATCGTTGACCCTTGAGTAGTTCCCTCAATCGTGTGCAAAAACACAATCTCTATTGCTATTCTATAATTATTTTAGTTAATGTGATTAGCTAACGCTTGAGCGCTTTGTTCCTCTCAATAAAGCACTGATGGGAATATTCCAGCTAAGTCAAAACCCTTTTATCATGCACCTCCTCAGCAAACAAAGATTTCACTAGTTTTTGATATTTAAAAACAACATTCCAACTTAAAATTTATTTTACAAAATTATCGGCAATTATTATAATAAAAACCCTATACATATATAAAAATCAAAGAATATATTAACAAAAACTACTCATTAACACTAAACAATCGATTACAATTTGTCATTTTTTATGATAAATAAAAAAAGTAATACATCATATAATTAACCTTAAATACGAATAAAACATAATATTTAAGCCTTTTTTTACTATTAATAAAATTTATTAAAAATTATATGACAAATTTTTTAATCAATATAAAATAAATTATATACATTTGTGTAATCGATTGCAAAACAGTTATATACTACAAAAATGCTAATCGTTAACAAAACCAATTAAAAAACCAAAAAACCAAATTATGAAAAACTTTTATTTTACACGATCGCCTTATTGGCCTCGATCCAAATCTGGGCACAGACAGTTACTATTAATGAATCGTCAGGATGGCTAGAATCTGCCTTTGTAAAATGGACTCCCGTTTCTGGAGCTGGCAGCTACAATGTATATTACTCCGGTGGCGGAGAAACCAACAAAAAAATTGACACACAACTTATCCGCAGTTATGGTTCTTATTATCGTGCCGATGTACCTGGTCTCACTGCGGGCTCTTATACTCTTACTGTAAAACCCGTTATTTCAGGAAATGAAGGCACGGGAACCACAACAGGCAATTTAACCGTTGTGGCTCAAGACCGTAATGGTTTTGCTTTTGACAGCGGTCGAATTCCCGGAGGATATAAAGCCAATGGGACTCCAAAAGACAATGCCGTAATTCTTTATGTTACCCAAAATACCAAAAACACAATTTCGATGAATATCACTGGTGCCAGCACAAATCCTTGTGTTGGCTTGCAAAATATTTTATATGCTATTAAAAAGGGACAAGACGCGCGTCCGTTTATCATTCGTTTGATTGGAAATATTACCGATATGTCTGTAATGGAAGGCGGAGATATTGTTATTGAAAATTCAAATAATGCATCATCCTACCTTACTCTGGAAGGCGTTGGCACAGATGCAGTTGCCAATGGCTGGGGTGTTCGTCTTAAATCAGCATCGAATATCGAAGTCAGCAATATCGGAGTTATGAACTGCAACAGTACAGCAGGAGACAATATTGGAATGCAGCAGGACAATGATCATATTTGGGTTCACAATTGCGATTTATTCTATGGTGATGCCGGTAGTGACGCTGACCAAATAAAAGGCGATGGCGCATTAGACAATAAATCATCAACTTATGTAACATTGGCTTACAACCACTTTTGGGATAGTGGAAAAGCCAGTCTTTTAGGCTTAAGCGAAGGAACTACAACCGGTTTATATATTACGTATCACCATAACTGGTTCGATCATTCTGATTCTCGCCACCCAAGGGTTCGTTACTATTCAGCACACATTTATAACAACTATTATGACGGAAATTCTAAATATGGAGCAGGATCAACATTAGGTTCTTCATTATTTATGGAAGGGAATTTTTTCCGCAATTGTAAATACCCTATGCTTACTTCTAAACAAGGCACTGATATATTTTATGATTCTACAGGTACTTTTTCTGGTGAAGCTGGAGGAACAATTAAAGCATTTAATAATACAATGACTGGTCAAACACGCTATGTTCCATACAATGCCACTAATTATCCTGTTGAATTTGACGCTATTGAAACAGCAACCAGAGGTGAAGTTATCAGCAGCAGCATTAAATCGAAACTTGGAGCCAATTCATACAATAACTTTGATACCAATACTGCATTCTATGTTAAAAATTTGGTGATAGATCAGCCTGCAGTTGCCCAAACTAAAGTAGTTCAATACGCAGGACGTGTTTCTGGCGGTGATCTAAAATGGACTTTTGACAATGCCGTAGATGATGCATCATCACTTGTAATTACAGCATTTAAGTCTGCACTTACGAATTATAACACAACATTAGTTTCAGTACAAGGAGAAACTACACCCGCAGGCAGTCAGACACTAACTTCAACTGCCAATAACAATCAAACAGTAACGAGTGGCACTGCGATTGGCTCAATTGTTTTCACCTGGGGTGGAGATGCAACCGATGCAACCGTGACTGGATTACCTGCATCAGGAATTAGTTTTGTAAAAAACACCACAGCCAAAACAATAACTATAACAGGAACTCCAACAGCTACAGTTACTTATTCTATTAGCACAACAGGTACCGCAGGTACTCCTGCAACTGGATCAGGAACCATCACGGTTACGGCATCAGGTACTCAAACACTAACTTCAAGTGCCAACAATAACCAAACAGTAACGAGTGGCACTGCGATTGGCTCAATTGTTTTCACTTGGGGTGGAAATGCAACCGATGCTACTGTGACTGGATTACCTGCATCAGGAATTAGTTTTGTAAAAAACACTACAGCCAAAACAATAACTATCTCAGGAACTCCAACGGCTACTTTATCATATTCCATTAGTACTACCGGTGCAGGAACACCTGCAACTGGATCAGGAACTATAACAGTTACAACGGTTTCTTCCGGTAATGAAATACATAATTTCACAACATCAGGAAAAGTTAGCTCATTCTATACCATCACAGGAAATATGAATTCTACTGACGGATCAGCAACATATAATGGTTTGACATTGACAAAGCGTTTAAAAATAGAGTCAAGCACAACTATAACTTTTACAACAACGGCTGCCTCAACATTAACTTTAGTGTTTGATCCTACTTTTTCTGGAACAATTAAGATTAACAATATATCCTACACTGCTTCGGCAGGAATAGTTAGCGCATCGCTTTCAGCTGGTGCAAATACTATACTCAAAGGATCTGTTGCGAACCTATTTTATATTGAGACTAAATACAATACTACATTACGTACTGCTCAAAAAACTAAAGCAGCACAAAGTACCGAAGCCACAAACTTGGTTTTATATCCAAATCCGGTAACGAACCAATTAAACATAACTCCTTCTAACCAGAAAATAGAAAGCATTATGATTTATAATATGACGGGAACATTAGTTAAAAGTTCAAGCAATACTGAATCTATCGATGTAAGTAACCTTAGTATTGGAAACTATTTGGTAAAAGTGACTACAGATAAAGAGACATTCGTTAAAACGATTGCTAAAAAATAAAACAGAATAAAATCACAAAAACAACCTCTCTTTAAGAAAATTAAGAGAGGTTCTTTTGTTTTAAGCTCCAGCTAGCATTAGCAGAGATAAGCTCTAAACGCTGTTGTGAATATCTTGCTAATACCCCAAAAATATTCTTTGAAAGTTGGGATACCCCACAAAACTATGAGTCTTTGCAAAGCAACTTAATTTACTTTTGTCCCAACAAACAACTCGTTCCTCACTCTACCCCACTTCATTACTTACTCCGTTCACAACTCCCTAAAATTTCTTTTTAATACCAATTTCTAAATTCCTAATTTGCACCTTCAAAATTAGAAGAAAAAAATGAAGGTCTGTATTGCCGAAAAACCAAGTGTAGCACGCGAAATCGCATCCGTTTTGGGAGCCAATACCAAGCATGACGGTTATTACGAAGGCAACGGTTATGCCGTGACCTACACTTTTGGGCATTTATGCACCTTAAAAGAACCCAACGATTACAAACCGCATTGGAAAAGCTGGGATTTGAACAATCTGCCTATGCTCCCGGAAAAATTTGAAACCAAAGTGGTGCAGAATTCGGGGATTCAAAAACAGTTTAGAATTGTAAAAGGTTTATTTGACAAAGCCGAATTGGTCATCAACTGCGGGGATGCCGGGCAAGAAGGAGAACTCATTCAGCGCTGGGTAATGAACGAAGCCCAATACAAAGGCGAAGTACAGCGTTTATGGATTTCGTCCCTAACCACCGAAGCCATCAAAGAGGGTTTTGAAAACCTAAAACCATCTGCCAACTACGATAATTTATACTATGCAGGATTTTCCAGAGCCATTGGCGACTGGTTACTCGGCATGAATGCCACCCGTTTGTACACTGTAAAACATGGCGGGTACAAACAAGTATTGTCTATTGGGCGGGTTCAGACCCCAACCTTAGCCATGGTCGTTGACCGATTTAAAGAGATTGAGAATTTCAAACCACAGCCCTATTGGGAACTGCAGACTTTATACAGAGAGACGCTTTTCAATTATGAGGAAGGACGCTTTTTGAAAAAGGAAGATGGCGAAATTCTAGCCAATAAAGTCAAGGAAAGTGAGTTCGAAATTGTTTCTGTCGAAAAAAAGAACGGCAATGAGTATGCGCCAAAGCTTTTTGACTTAACAGGTTTACAGGTATATTGCAATCAAAAATTTGGTTTCTCGGCAGATGAAACGCTTAAAATTGTCCAAACTTTATACGAACAAAAAGTAGTCACCTATCCCAGAGTCGATACAACATTTCTTCCGAATGATATTTATCCGAAAGTGCCTGGAATTCTGCAAAAACTGACTAATTATGCCGAATTGACGCAGCCTCTTTTAGGTAAAAAGATAAAAAAATCATCCAAAGTTTTCAACGATAAAAAAGTAACAGATCACCACGCTATTATTCCAACTGGAGTACAATCTAATTTGCAATACAATCAGCAGCAGGTTTATGACATAATTGTAAAACGATTTATTGCGGTGTTCTATGACGATTGTTTGGTAGCCAATACCACAGTAATTGGAAAAGCGGCCGATGTACTATTCAAAACCACAGGGAAAGAAATTTTGAAAAAGGGATTTCGCGTTGTTTTTGAAGATCCAAACGCAAAAGAAAAAGAAGCCGATATACTGCCGAGTTTTGTGGTAGGCGAAAAAGGACCGCATGTACCTTCGTTTTTAGAAAAAGAAACCAAACCGCCCAATCAATTTACTGAGGCAACTTTATTGCGCGCCATGGAAACCGCGGGCAAGCAAGTCGATGATGAGGATTTACGCGAATTGATGAAAGAAAATGGTATTGGCCGTCCGTCAACGCGGGCGAATATTATCGAAACGCTTTTCAAACGCCAATACATC
Protein-coding sequences here:
- a CDS encoding SRPBCC domain-containing protein, giving the protein MELKTKINAVDGKQELVITRAFDLPLELLFKAYAEPEIVAQWMGTKVLKLENKNHGSYQFETTDPKGNKHSFNGTIHEFILNEKITRTFEMSNTPFGVQLEFLEFEKVTDSTSKLTMHVVYKSVEIRDQILKLPFAQGINMAHNRLQEIVNQLK
- a CDS encoding type IA DNA topoisomerase, which produces MKVCIAEKPSVAREIASVLGANTKHDGYYEGNGYAVTYTFGHLCTLKEPNDYKPHWKSWDLNNLPMLPEKFETKVVQNSGIQKQFRIVKGLFDKAELVINCGDAGQEGELIQRWVMNEAQYKGEVQRLWISSLTTEAIKEGFENLKPSANYDNLYYAGFSRAIGDWLLGMNATRLYTVKHGGYKQVLSIGRVQTPTLAMVVDRFKEIENFKPQPYWELQTLYRETLFNYEEGRFLKKEDGEILANKVKESEFEIVSVEKKNGNEYAPKLFDLTGLQVYCNQKFGFSADETLKIVQTLYEQKVVTYPRVDTTFLPNDIYPKVPGILQKLTNYAELTQPLLGKKIKKSSKVFNDKKVTDHHAIIPTGVQSNLQYNQQQVYDIIVKRFIAVFYDDCLVANTTVIGKAADVLFKTTGKEILKKGFRVVFEDPNAKEKEADILPSFVVGEKGPHVPSFLEKETKPPNQFTEATLLRAMETAGKQVDDEDLRELMKENGIGRPSTRANIIETLFKRQYIVRNKKQVLPTPTGIQLIDTIQNELIKSAELTGSWEKQLKDIERGTFTAGAFIKNMKHMVEALVTEVRSETTRANISHAGTVQKQATTIEKKKAAGILAEVCPKCQKGNLIKGRSAYGCSEYKSGCDFVLPYVFAGKKISESQYLRLVQKGSTVNLKDFKTDSGTVEGLIRFEENFKLKFEPKKTAVKTTPDTLTCPKCKKGTILKGKTAYGCSDYKLGCDFKVTFDAVREKLKDQKPTKELVYSILNESVL
- a CDS encoding DoxX family protein; the encoded protein is MTKKNRIIYWTATALLSVGMLGSGISQLLHTKEMNELIAHTGYPMYFMNIIGVWKILGVIAILIPKNKLLKEWAYAGFFFLMTGALFSHLAMGDAGKAIFGPLFQTIFIILSWYFRPTDRKLTAVN
- a CDS encoding metalloregulator ArsR/SmtB family transcription factor codes for the protein MNLRRDVFQAIADPTRRAILMLVTTQSMTAGTIASNFDTARPTVSKHLQILTECDLLTAEQSGREIYYHLNAKKMKEIADFIEPFRKMWDDRFNKLEDIMKNYKPKE
- a CDS encoding LuxR C-terminal-related transcriptional regulator, whose protein sequence is MFLHTIEGTTQGSTINQITEKMFVSPDTIKYYRRKIFEIFEVKNFAEALSFAIDNKII
- a CDS encoding helix-turn-helix domain-containing protein, with translation MKTFSIKKNIKSLRELKNYTQEYMAEQLGITQAGYSKIEKGKTDLSYKKLEEIARILGVSVEAIITFDTQKYFNSFNNINGDYNGSILINSDVCPMITKLYEDKIELLEKLLIKTDSELEQYRKKYGPL
- a CDS encoding T9SS type A sorting domain-containing protein, with the protein product MASIQIWAQTVTINESSGWLESAFVKWTPVSGAGSYNVYYSGGGETNKKIDTQLIRSYGSYYRADVPGLTAGSYTLTVKPVISGNEGTGTTTGNLTVVAQDRNGFAFDSGRIPGGYKANGTPKDNAVILYVTQNTKNTISMNITGASTNPCVGLQNILYAIKKGQDARPFIIRLIGNITDMSVMEGGDIVIENSNNASSYLTLEGVGTDAVANGWGVRLKSASNIEVSNIGVMNCNSTAGDNIGMQQDNDHIWVHNCDLFYGDAGSDADQIKGDGALDNKSSTYVTLAYNHFWDSGKASLLGLSEGTTTGLYITYHHNWFDHSDSRHPRVRYYSAHIYNNYYDGNSKYGAGSTLGSSLFMEGNFFRNCKYPMLTSKQGTDIFYDSTGTFSGEAGGTIKAFNNTMTGQTRYVPYNATNYPVEFDAIETATRGEVISSSIKSKLGANSYNNFDTNTAFYVKNLVIDQPAVAQTKVVQYAGRVSGGDLKWTFDNAVDDASSLVITAFKSALTNYNTTLVSVQGETTPAGSQTLTSTANNNQTVTSGTAIGSIVFTWGGDATDATVTGLPASGISFVKNTTAKTITITGTPTATVTYSISTTGTAGTPATGSGTITVTASGTQTLTSSANNNQTVTSGTAIGSIVFTWGGNATDATVTGLPASGISFVKNTTAKTITISGTPTATLSYSISTTGAGTPATGSGTITVTTVSSGNEIHNFTTSGKVSSFYTITGNMNSTDGSATYNGLTLTKRLKIESSTTITFTTTAASTLTLVFDPTFSGTIKINNISYTASAGIVSASLSAGANTILKGSVANLFYIETKYNTTLRTAQKTKAAQSTEATNLVLYPNPVTNQLNITPSNQKIESIMIYNMTGTLVKSSSNTESIDVSNLSIGNYLVKVTTDKETFVKTIAKK